A single region of the Malus sylvestris chromosome 8, drMalSylv7.2, whole genome shotgun sequence genome encodes:
- the LOC126631185 gene encoding pleiotropic drug resistance protein 2-like: MKPGQLGDSAKYMGALFFSLINVMFNGVAELSMTVFRLPVFFKQRDALFFPGWAFALPIWLTRIPISFMESFIWICLTYYTIGFAPAASRFFKQLMAYFGIHQMALGLFRFIAGLGRSEIRANTIGSFALLIVFVLGGFIVSKNDLEPWMLWSYYISPMMYGQNAIAINEFLDERWSTPVPNAAENTVGKVLLKGRGLFTTETWFWICIGALFGFSILFNLLFVAALTFLDPIVDNKTLIDNDDAENKSKRLSNPEGTDMQVRNQAKKGMVLPFEPLSLAFNDMNYYVDMPPEMKSQGIEESRLQLLRDVSGAFRPGVLTALVGVSGAGKTTLMDVLAGRKTGGYIEGSITISGYPKNQATFARVSGYCEQNDIHSPYVTVYESLVYSAWLRLPKDVTKDKRKMFVDEVVDLVELNPLRDALVGLPGVNGLSTEQRKRLTIAVELVANPSIIFMDEPTSGLDARAAAIVMRTVRNTVDTGRTVVCTIHQPSIDIFEAFDELFLMKRGGRVIYAGPLGDRSHKLVEYFEAIPGVPKIKEGYNPATWMLDVSSAAIEAQNDIDFAEIFANSDLYRRNQELIKELSMPQQGSKDLYFPTQFSQSFLTQCKACFWKQHWSYWRNSQYNAIRFFMTVSVGIIFGIIFWNKGKKMNTQQDIMNLLGAGYGAVLFLGAGNASAVQSVIAVERTVFYRERAAGMYSELPYAFSQVAIETLYVLIQTFAYSLILYGMIGFNWKVDKFLCFYYFIFMCFTYFSMYGMMAVALTPGPQIAAIVMGFFMSFWNLFSGFLVPRTLIPIWWRWYYWGSPIAWTIYGLFASQMGDVKTLVEIPGEKSKPVNQFLKDYLGFEEDFVIPVVFAHVGWVLLFFFLFAYGIKYLNFQRR, from the exons ATGAAACCTGGGCAGTTAGGGGATTCGGCAAAATACATGGGAGCATTATTTTTCAGTCTCATTAACGTCATGTTTAATGGAGTGGCAGAGCTTTCAATGACAGTTTTCAGGCTTCCGGTGTTCTTTAAACAAAGGGATGCCTTATTCTTCCCTGGATGGGCTTTTGCCTTGCCCATTTGGCTAACCAGAATTCCCATTTCGTTTATGGAATCCTTCATATGGATCTGTTTGACATACTACACCATTGGATTTGCACCTGCGGCTAGTAG GTTCTTCAAACAGCTCATGGCTTACTTCggtatacatcaaatggcactCGGCCTCTTCCGTTTCATTGCTGGCCTTGGAAGATCAGAGATTCGAGCAAACACTATTGGTTCCTTTGCATTGCTAATAGTGTTTGTCCTAGGAGGCTTTATTGTTTCTAAAA ATGACCTCGAGCCGTGGATGCTGTGGAGCTACTATATTTCACCTATGATGTATGGACAAAATGCGATTGCCATCAATGAATTTCTTGACGAAAGATGGAGCACT CCTGTCCCCAACGCCGCTGAAAACACAGTTGGAAAGGTCCTTCTGAAGGGAAGAGGCCTGTTTACCACAGAGacttggttttggatttgtattGGCGCGCTTTTCGGGTTTTCTATTCTTTTTAATCTTCTTTTCGTTGCAGCATTGACCTTCTTAGACC CAATTGTAGATAATAAAACCTTAATCGATAATGACGACGCTGAAAATAAGAGCAAGCGACTATCCAATCCAGAAG GTACTGATATGCAAGTGAGAAATCAAGCCAAAAAAGGAATGGTTTTGCCCTTCGAGCCCCTTTCCCTTGCTTTCAACGATATGAACTACTACGTGGATATGCCTCCT GAAATGAAGAGCCAAGGGATTGAAGAGTCTCGACTCCAACTCTTACGAGATGTTAGTGGTGCATTTAGGCCTGGTGTTCTGACTGCATTAGTTGGTGTCAGTGGTGCTGGAAAGACAACCTTGATGGATGTTTTAGCTGGAAGAAAGACTGGTGGGTACATTGAAGGAAGTATTACCATCTCTGGATACCCAAAGAACCAAGCCACATTTGCTCGGGTCAGCGGTTACTGTGAACAGAATGACATTCATTCCCCATACGTTACTGTTTATGAATCTCTCGTATACTCTGCCTGGTTACGTCTTCCCAAGGATGTCACAAAGGATAAACGAAAG ATGTTTGTTGATGAGGTCGTAGATTTGGTCGAGCTTAATCCATTGAGGGATGCTTTAGTTGGACTTCCAGGAGTTAATGGACTTTCAACTGAGCAGAGAAAGAGGCTCACTATTGCCGTAGAATTGGTtgctaatccatccatcatcttcatGGATGAGCCAACATCTGGTCTTGATGCTAGAGCAGCCGCTATTGTTATGCGTACTGTAAGAAACACTGTGGATACAGGACGAACTGTTGTCTGCACTATTCACCAACCTAGCATTGACATTTTCGAGGCTTTTGATGAG CTGTTCCTAATGAAAAGAGGAGGACGAGTGATTTATGCTGGACCCCTAGGTGATCGGTCTCACAAGCTCGTTGAATATTTCGAG GCTATTCCAGGGGTTCCGAAGATCAAAGAGGGTTACAATCCTGCTACCTGGATGTTAGATGTTAGCTCTGCTGCCATTGAGGCTCAAAATGACATAGACTTTGCTGAAATATTTGCAAACTCTGATCTCTATAG GAGAAACCAGGAACTTATCAAGGAACTAAGCATGCCACAACAAGGCTCCAAGGATCTTTACTTCCCCACTCAATTCTCCCAAAGCTTTTTAACTCAATGCAAGGCGTGCTTTTGGAAACAACACTGGTCCTACTGGAGGAATTCGCAGTACAATGCCATTAGGTTTTTCATGACAGTTTCCGTCGGAATTATATTTGGTATTATCTTCTggaacaaaggaaagaaaat GAACACACAGCAAGACATTATGAATCTGTTGGGGGCAGGATACGGTGCTGTTCTTTTCCTTGGAGCGGGCAATGCTTCTGCTGTGCAATCTGTTATTGCTGTTGAACGAACGGTTTTCTACCGTGAAAGAGCTGCTGGGATGTATTCTGAGTTGCCTTATGCATTTTCTCAG GTGGCTATTGAGACACTTTACGTGTTAATCCAAACCTTTGCGTATTCCCTTATTTTGTATGGCATGATTGGGTTCAATTGGAAGGTGGACAAATTTTTGTGCTTCTACTACTTCATATTCATGTGCTTCACATATTTCTCCATGTACGGGATGATGGCGGTTGCCCTAACTCCTGGTCCCCAAATTGCTGCAATTGTTATGGGCTTCTTCATGAGCTTCTGGAACTTGTTCTCTGGTTTCCTCGTCCCACGAACG CTAATTCCCATCTGGTGGAGGTGGTACTACTGGGGTTCTCCAATCGCCTGGACAATCTATGGCCTCTTCGCATCTCAAATGGGCGATGTTAAGACTCTAGTCGAAATTCCTGGTGAGAAGTCTAAGCCAGTGAATCAGTTCCTTAAGGACTATTTGGGCTTTGAAGAGGATTTTGTAATCCCCGTAGTGTTTGCTCATGTTGGTTGGgtccttctcttcttctttctctttgccTACGGCATCAAGTACCTTAACTTCCAAAGGAGATAA